The Dyadobacter sandarakinus DNA window ATCACGCGCCCTCCGTTGGTAACAATTTCGGTGTTGCCGTTGAAAGTGGTCCCTGCATGATACAGGAAAACATCTTCCACTTTCTGGCTGCCGGAAATTACCTTTCCTTTTTCGTAATCACCCGGATAACCACCTGATACTACTACCGTGGTCACCGCTACCTGGGGTGAGATCTGCATGTCAAAATCATTCAGTGTGCCTTTCGCTGTGGCAGCCATCAGCATGGCGAAATCAGACTGAATGCGCGGTACTACTACCTCTGTTTCCGGATCACCCATGCGAACATTGTATTCAATCACATAAGGCTCCCCTTTTATATTCATCAGGCCAATGAAAATAAAGCCTACATACTTGATACCCTCGCTTTTCAGTCCGTGCAGGGTAGGCTTCACTACTTTTTCATCTACCTTTTTCAAAAAATTGGCATCTGCGAAAACGACGGGGGATACTGCACCCATTCCACCGGTGTTGAGGCCGGTATCGTTTTCTCCGATGCGCTTGTAGTCCTTTGCTTCGGGCAAAATCTTGTAATGCTCACCATCACAAAGAACAAAGACGGACAATTCTATCCCTTTCAGGAATTGCTCTACAACAACCTTGTTACCCGCGGCTCCAAATTTGCCGTCGAGCAGCATTTCACGAAGTGCCTGCTCGGCCTCCGCGTGTTTTTCAGCAATGATCACTCCCTTGCCAGCCGCAAGTCCGTCCGCTTTGAGTACGATCGGCAATGAATGATTTTCGAGGTAATCCAGTCCTTCCTGAAGATTTTCAGCAGTGAATGTGCGGGAAGATGCGGTAGGGATACCATACTTCTGCATAAACAGTTTTGAAAAATCCTTGCTTCCTTCGAGCTGGGCGCCGGCCTTGTTGGGGCCGATGATCTTCACTCTGGAAAGGTCACTCCTTGATTCGAAATAATCCACAATTCCATTGACAAGGGGCTCTTCGGGACCTACTATAACGAGTTCGATTCTGTTTTCGAGTACGGCTGTTCCAACCGCCTCAAAGTCATTGTAAGAAATAGGAAGGTTCGTTGCTATTCCTGCGGTGCCGGCATTACCCGGTGCCACAAAAAGCGTATCACAAACAGGGCTTTGGGCGATTTTCCAGGCAAAGGCATGTTCTCTTCCGCCCGACCCCAATATAAGTATGTTCATAAAATGATTAAAATAAACACTAAACTGTCAGCCAGCATCCTAGTCGTGTCAGTTGGCCAGCTCTGATAAGAATTTAATTCGCATCAGTCTTAGTTCCTCTTCGCTGATTTCATCATTCGCAAATTCGTCCAGCGCCCGTGCGATATTATCTGTTTCTGCGGACATAAAGTAATCGTAAATGTCCTGCTGCCGCTCCCGGTCAATCACCTGATTGATGTAATAGTCCAGGTTGAGCTTGGTACCTGAGTAGCAGATATGCTCCACTTCTTCAATCACATCTGCCAATGCAAGGTCTTTTACTTCGGCAATTTCGTCCAGGCTCACTTTCCTGTCAACCTGCTGAATGATAAAGATCTTGATTTTGGATTTATTAACCGTCGATTTGATGACTACATCTTTTGCAGTTTCAATCTCATTCTCCTCGACGTACTTCGTGATCAGGTCTATGAACTGCCTGCCAAACTTCTGCACTTTCCCCATCCCGACCCCATTGATCTGGGCCATTTCCTGCTGGGTAGTAGGGTAGGTGGTAGCCATTTCTTCCAGTGACGGATCCTGGAAAATCACATACGGAGGCAGGTTTTTTTCCTTGGCGACCTTCTTACGCAGTGCCTTAAGCATCCCGAGCAGGGCTTCGTCGTAAGCATGTGCACTTCCATTGCCGGTAGTTACATCCTTCTCCTCATCTTCTGCTTTAACCTCTTCCTCTTCAAAGTTATGGTCTTTATGCAGGGTAACCGGGTAGGGGTCGCTCAGGTATCTCAGCCCTTTTTCACTGATCCTGATGATACCATAATTTTCAACGTCCTTTTCAAGGTAATTAAAGATTACCAGCTGGCGGATGGCCGAAATCCAGTAATCCCGCGATTCATTGATTTCAAGACCTTTACCATATACATCCAGCTTGTCGTGCTCATAGCTTCTGACATACTGATTTTCAGTCGCAGTAAGCAGGTCCGCGATGTGCTCGCAGTCGAACCGCTGCTCAGTCTGGTATACTGCATTCAGGATCAATATGATACCATCCTGCACTTTTGTTTTTTCGGTAGACTTGTTGCAGTTGTCGCAAAAGCCGCAGTCTTTTTCAAGATACTCTCCGAAGTAGCTCAGCAGCTGGCGGCGACGACATACGCCCAGTGTGGCATAGGCCACCATTTCATTCAGTAAGTGACGGGCATTGTCACGTTCGGTAACAGTTTTGTCTTTGTTAAACTTTTCGAGCTTCTGAATATCGTCATAGCTGTAAAACATCAGACAGTTGCCTTCCAGACCATCACGACCGGCGCGCCCTGTTTCCTGGTAATATCCTTCGAGGGACTTTGGAACGTCGTAATGGATCACAAACCGAACATCCGGCTTGTCAATGCCCATTCCGAATGCGATGGTAGCTACAATTACGTCCACTTCCTCATTGAGGAAAGCATCCTGGTTGGCCATGCGTGTGCTGGCGTCCAGACCAGCATGGTAGGGGAGCGCGCGCACATCATTTACATTCAGCAGCTCGGCCACTTCTTCCACCGTTTTCCGGCTCAGGCAGTATACAATACCCGATTTGCCTTTGTTGTTGCGGACATACCGGATCAGCTGTTTCTTTATGTCCTTTTTAGGACGGACTTCGTAGTAAAGGTTTTTTCGATTGAATGACGATTTAAAGGTTTCTGCTTCTTCCATCTGCAGGTTCTTGCGGATATCCTGCTGTACTTTGGGGGTGGCAGTGGCCGTAAGTGCAATGATGGGCAGGCTGCCGATATTCTCGATAATCCCGTAAATGCGCCGGTATTCAGGTCTGAAATCATGACCCCACTCAGAGATACAATGTGCTTCGTCGATGGCGACAAACGAGATCCTTACCTTTTTCAGAAAATCCAGGTTATCTTCCTTCGTAAGCGACTCCGGAGCAATATAGAGCAGTTTGAGACTGCCGTCCAGCGCATCGGTTTTTACGCGGTTCATCTCCGCCTTGGTAAGGGTCGAATTCAGGAACTGTGCATTGATCCCGAAAGCAGTAAGCTGGTCCACCTGATTCTTCATCAGGGCAATTAATGGTGAAATGACTATGGTAAGACCATCACTGACCAGCGCCGGCAACTGGTAGCACAGCGACTTGCCTGCACCGGTAGGCATGATGACGAAAGTGTTTTTTCCAAGCAGTATGTTTTGAATGATGACTTCTTGGTCACCCCTGAATTGACTGTACCCGAATATCTCTTTCAGTTTCTCTTTTAATGTGTCCAATACAACTGAATCAACCTTCTTTACCATACTCAGTTAACAAAATGGTTATTCCAAACTTCTATATCTTTGCCTTGAAATGAGCAATACAAGAGTCCCTATAAAACTGTATTTCAGAT harbors:
- the purD gene encoding phosphoribosylamine--glycine ligase translates to MNILILGSGGREHAFAWKIAQSPVCDTLFVAPGNAGTAGIATNLPISYNDFEAVGTAVLENRIELVIVGPEEPLVNGIVDYFESRSDLSRVKIIGPNKAGAQLEGSKDFSKLFMQKYGIPTASSRTFTAENLQEGLDYLENHSLPIVLKADGLAAGKGVIIAEKHAEAEQALREMLLDGKFGAAGNKVVVEQFLKGIELSVFVLCDGEHYKILPEAKDYKRIGENDTGLNTGGMGAVSPVVFADANFLKKVDEKVVKPTLHGLKSEGIKYVGFIFIGLMNIKGEPYVIEYNVRMGDPETEVVVPRIQSDFAMLMAATAKGTLNDFDMQISPQVAVTTVVVSGGYPGDYEKGKVISGSQKVEDVFLYHAGTTFNGNTEIVTNGGRVMALTGLANSLENAVHKSQRAAQLVQFEGKYFRHDIGVDLIRYND
- the recQ gene encoding DNA helicase RecQ — its product is MVKKVDSVVLDTLKEKLKEIFGYSQFRGDQEVIIQNILLGKNTFVIMPTGAGKSLCYQLPALVSDGLTIVISPLIALMKNQVDQLTAFGINAQFLNSTLTKAEMNRVKTDALDGSLKLLYIAPESLTKEDNLDFLKKVRISFVAIDEAHCISEWGHDFRPEYRRIYGIIENIGSLPIIALTATATPKVQQDIRKNLQMEEAETFKSSFNRKNLYYEVRPKKDIKKQLIRYVRNNKGKSGIVYCLSRKTVEEVAELLNVNDVRALPYHAGLDASTRMANQDAFLNEEVDVIVATIAFGMGIDKPDVRFVIHYDVPKSLEGYYQETGRAGRDGLEGNCLMFYSYDDIQKLEKFNKDKTVTERDNARHLLNEMVAYATLGVCRRRQLLSYFGEYLEKDCGFCDNCNKSTEKTKVQDGIILILNAVYQTEQRFDCEHIADLLTATENQYVRSYEHDKLDVYGKGLEINESRDYWISAIRQLVIFNYLEKDVENYGIIRISEKGLRYLSDPYPVTLHKDHNFEEEEVKAEDEEKDVTTGNGSAHAYDEALLGMLKALRKKVAKEKNLPPYVIFQDPSLEEMATTYPTTQQEMAQINGVGMGKVQKFGRQFIDLITKYVEENEIETAKDVVIKSTVNKSKIKIFIIQQVDRKVSLDEIAEVKDLALADVIEEVEHICYSGTKLNLDYYINQVIDRERQQDIYDYFMSAETDNIARALDEFANDEISEEELRLMRIKFLSELAN